The nucleotide window GATCCGCCGAGTGTGGGAAAGGGAAGGGAAACACTGTGGTCGGGACGTCGGGTCCAATCCGGTCGGGCAGGCAAACAGGAGTAGGCTGTGGGCTCCGATCCCACAGGTTGACGAGGTCTGTTTGGTGCCTGCCAACCTTTAGTGCCGGCTCCATGGCCACAGCGTACCCCTCCTGGCCTACAGCGTGATATGCTCGCACATGCACACGAGTAGGAAGGACCATGCCAGTTGCCAGATTGCCAGTGCCCTCCTCTCTCCTGTCGTCGTTCCAAGGGCAATAGGGCATGCAGTAGCAGCAGCTCATTCCTTGCTTGTTCCTAGGCAAAGCTTTACAGCACCTGTCACTGTACCGTCGATTCCTTGTGTTGGGTGGAGTACGGGACACGAAAACCAAAAGTGCGCCTAGCGCCGAGACAGATTGCCTATACGGGTAGCCTAGCTAGTGTAGCAATTCagggagtattaaatatagattaattatgaaactaattacatagtttacgactaatttacgagacaaatcttttgagcttaattaatctatgatttgacaatgttttgctacggtaaacatgtgctaatgacggattacttaggcttaaaaaattcatctcgtggagtactgacggattatgtaatttatttttttattagtatccgaacatcccaTGCAACGTTcttccgacacacctcctaaattttagtagatgGATTAAACACCCCTTCAGTTGCTCATTATTATTTATATATTATTACGGAGGAGGTAGCACACTCACAATTACACCGTGTTCGGCTGGCCAGATTTGACTGGCTGGCTGTCTTTTTTTTTCTAGCCAgagcagtatttttttctcataaaaaaCTAGTATAAACCGTAAAAATCAGTATAAACAGTGTTTTTTAAGTTCAGCCGAACACTCCATGATGGACATGATGCACATGATGCAAACAATGCAAACCCTAGCTAGGCACGTACGAGTAAGTACTAACatggcagcagccagcaggcgaGGAGCTGGAGCGCGCGAAGCTAGTAGTCGGTTGGTAGAACAAGAAGACTGTATCGCCAAGCCAGCCCAGCCTCTCATCAAACTcatgcaggtgcaggtgcagtgCCCACCCGGACACCCTTCGTTAATTGCTTGTCCTACGAAACCATCGCATTGGTCATGGACACAGGCATGGACAACTATCAGTTTATCACCAAACCGGGATGCCCAATCCCAAACAAATACGTACTGGAGTACTCTATTCGATGGACGAAGCAACGAGCTAGTATTTCCTAATTAATGCCGACACATAGACCGTCAGTTTTTTTAAGGGCAGTCCCCAGTGGGTAGTTTCTATGTCACAAGACTCCGTCTACAGAAACTAGGCTTCCCAACGCAGTAAATTTTAGAGTCCTGCAGCCGAGGGAGAGGATCATATaggatcgtggattattattgtTGACTAATTTGGTGTGAGAAATGACGAATcgtttctctctcttcttccccgTTCCTCCGGATCCTGTGCGGGCGGCTATGTGTGTGGCTCGGTCGTGCAGGCTcccacggcggcggcgacgaggttCGTGGCGAGCCGGGTGTGCGAGGTCCGTGGGAGCCGCTCCCCATCTGCGACGGCGACACCAGGTTCTAGCCGCGCGGCATGCTGCTGGTGGAGTTCATGCACTGCGACACGAAGTACTCTACTTGCCCGTGCTCACCAAGAAGTGAAGCGAGGACAACGACGAAGTACTACTTGCCCGTGCTCATCATCGCCGCGTGCTCATCATGTGTCTGAATACGATGGCGCAGTGAGGCGGCGCGAGCTTTGCGGCGGCTGCGGCGTCCTGCGCGAGCTCCGCGGCGGCCTGTGGCATCCTACGCGGGCTCAGTGAGGCGAAGTAGTCGGAGGCGATGGAGAAGACCCATTCGACGGGAGATGAGGAGTGCGAGCAGAGGCGGACACGACGAGACCGGCGGGGCAGCCTGCGGGGACCGGCGAGCCATCTCGGAGAGACCCTGCTAGCACGCGGCGGCGCGCCGCGAACCGGCGAGCCTGCGCGGGGGCTCGGGTGCACGGCATCTGCAGGGGAAAGATGGAAACGCAAATATCGCTGATTTCTTCCTCCTCGTGTCGTGCGTACACTCGGAGTCTTAGACGTCGTTTCTCGTTTCTCTCTCTCTTCACTCAGTAGATACAGTGCCAGCAAAATTCAATGAATAGAGAGGTAATAAATACGCATAAAAACTATAGTAAAGTATACATTAAAAGTGCCTAAACAAATTCAATACGCTTTTCTTTTACCACGTCCACCTCTGGAGTCTGGATTGAATTGCGCACGCACACACACTCAGAAAATCTAGATATGTTTGGTTTAGCCGTTTAGGCGATAGTATAATAATAGAGTGTAACGCTGCAGCGTGCGTATTTAGCATGATATGCTTTGACTCGCATCTAGTACGACCGAGGCTGGGCTGGTGTTGGTTGGTGCCCGTGTGAAACTAGCCGCGCGATTCGTCAGAGCAGCGGCTGGACGAACACCCACCTAGTATCAGTTCATGCTTATCAATTATTTTCTCTAACAATAAAATAACATCATCCGACTTATAAACCACCGAAACGCTCAAACCAACGGGATGAGCCTCGACGAAAACATTGACTCGGTTCAACAAGCGGACAGACACAGAGGTAAGGTATGCGTGCCGCACGTGTACCTGCATGCGCCCACGTGGTCACGTCTTAGAATTATATTTTGTTTGGATGGAGGGGTACACTCGGTACGTCACACCGACGACTTGTCTACACACCACAGCCCGGGCGGGCCCCGGGGCCCCAACCCCCAACTCAACGACGCCGACCATTTCGTTGTTGATTTGTGCTTTCTTTCGCAGGTGCACGTGCACGGCACATGGAGATAGCACCCCGTTCGGTTaagctacttttcagccatgCAATAATGATTTACTCTCGTAACATTTAAGCATAAGTTAAATTTTAGCATAATCGAACAGAGAGTACCCTCGTGACATGGGTGTTTGGACAGGGATCTCCTCGCAAAACTTTCGGAGGGTTAATTCGTTCCATCAAAATTACTTCTATCGGAGCACAGGACACGAGCGTCGAACAAAGAAAGGTCATGTGCCCTAGTCAGGTGTTTAGGTCAAACGATCGCTCAATATAGGTTTTATCAATAAAAAAACGTTCATTTTATGTTATATATACTGGCAACGATGGATTTGCAGAACTGGAAATAATTACCAGTGTCAGGTTTGTCCTGACTGACTGTTGTATTTCCCCAGAGAAGATAGGGTGGTAAGCAAAATTTGCATCGGTTTGGATTTCATTCAGATTAGCTcaaatttcagaaaaaaaaaaccatcaGGAACTTATGTCCCTTCTGGGAATATTTCGCTTCAATCTTGCAGGACAATTCCAGATACGAACTCAATCGACAAAAAGATGGTGATATTTCCTAACCTTCCCGTTTGAAACACACAAAGCCCTGGTATTGTTTTCTTAACCATCTTATGCATGTATAAAGAAGGCCCTCACGTGGCAATCGCGGTGGCCACTCAATCAAGTCAATGGTAGCACTGCATTTCCATCACATCCTGCACAAATGCGAAGAAAATCAAGTCCTTTAATTGAGGCACagatttttctctctctcccttttataCGAAGGAAGCTTTATTCCAAGATGAAACACTGATCTGGCCTCTGCACACAAGGTAAGAGGAAATTGCTACATACTCATAACAACGAAATGGAACTAATGAAAATAAACCAAGACCACATGTCTTACCAGTTACCACCAATGCAATTATCAAAATGAAGCTGGCATCAACCAGACTGTCTTATCGACGGAAACCAGTACTCCCTCTAGGATATCTGAAGTGTGGCACAACATATGCTTCTTCTGGATGAGGATGGTACACAGTTTGTGGCATGTTGGCTAAAGGAAATGCTACCCTCTGTTGATTGGGTGGAAGTCCCCTGAAATATGCAGGTGCATGCACACCAGCCATTGCTCCACTTTGATGTCGGAGACCCATTGTAGCGTTGGATAGTACATCTGGATGGCTGCCACCGGGTCGAGTCAGTAAACCGTGGGCAACTTCACGCAATTCAGTAGGCCGTTGAAGCCTCTCAACACAAGGATGCTGTACTAAAACAAAATTTCCATGATTTGCCTCAATATGGGCAGCTGGAGTTATGTGTCTTTCTTCTAATTGATTGTGTGTGCCACCAATTCTGTTCCACCCAGAACTAGCCGCCCTTTTGTTCATCCCAACTTTTGAGCTAGATGGACCCTTGTTGAGAGGCACAGCGTGACAGTTTTTCTGAAAGGTAGCATGATTCTTCTCCCTGTTGTCATTGCATAGAGAACTGTTATGACCAGTACAAATGCTCTTATCTTGGCCAGCATGATTTTTCTTTGCCTTCCTACCAACAGTGGTTTCTTTTCCAGAAGGCACTTGGGACCCTTCTTTCTTAGATCTTTTATTAGGCAGATCAAACTTGGAGGATTGTGCTGGACGTTTTTTGCCTTTATCCAATTCAGTGATATTAGATTGGCAGGGAGGCCTTCCAGATCGAGACTTGTGCTTTTCTTTGTCCAATTTTTTCTTGCCTTTAAGAGCTATATGAACGACAAAAAACAAAGGGAATAGAAATCGTTAGGTAGAACAAACACATGACTGAAGAAAACGGGATTGAAGTAAAATGACCATTAAGCATTGCAGCTTGACTCAATGGCTTAACAAAACAAATGCAATAGAGACCTAGAGCTCACATGTTCTACTAAGTAGAGCATAGATCCACAAGAACAGAAGATGCTTCATTGAGACAATACCATGCATGAATTGTTCCATGAACCTAGAAAGATGTAATGTTCCTTAAAAGGAAATATATGAATACATCTTCTCTTCTTGAATTCAGGGAGACAAGAATTAAACGTGTTATTCATTTTACTGCCCCTGCTGTTCTCCAGCCCTGTGATTCAGAATTTTAGTTGATTCCATATGAGATACAGCTGGCTCTGCAAGTCTGCATTGAACTTCTAGAGCTTCCAGTGCCAATTAATACATCAACCCAAACATTAAATTTTACTGCCTACTAATAATTACTAAATACTCCTATAACTAAGAAATGTTCACATGTAACATCTAACTGTAATTTTGTGTGAAATGCCAAAACTCATTATAAACTAGTAGCAAGATATTAACAGCAAACAAGAAAACTATAATTTGTCGCGTTTGATGAATGTGATTAAATATGAACCTAGACATGCAATACCATCACACATCAAGATCAAGTAACAGTGTTTATGAGATTTCAAGCAAGTGCGGACAAGAAGACCAAGTTCAGAATTAAATTAATGCAGAGATATGCGCAAACCATCTTGAGAATGGAAATTACTGTTTCCAGCAGAATTAGGTCTGTTCAAAGCACGAACACGCCTTGCATCGTCCCCTCTGTTGTGCTTCTCTTCTAGAACCTTCAGCCTTTCTACTTCATTTGCCCAAGGCTAGATATAAGACAAACAAATGATGTGAAGTTCAAAATCACACAAGGCCATCCCATGGACAATGTTGGTATAAAACCATCATCTGAGAAATGTGTACATACCTTCCAAGATGAGAATTGCATAAAACTGAGAAATATATTTCCCACATCCCATTTCTATTGATATATGATTAAAAAACTCGAATAGGGGGAGAGAATATTGATTAAAAAAAAATACAGTTTGAGAAATGTGGAGATAGTCATCTTGGATATCTGACAGGATGCATTCATATTCATGAAAAATGCTTCTTTTATTTTAGAAACATAGGGTTTCCTGAAGTTTCATTACTGTATACAGAGCACACAGACTGATGGAAAAAGAATTGTAAATATGAACCTCCAATGTATGGCCAGTACTGATGCTGGACAGTTCCATTACCCTATTACATTTGAGAATTGTATCGTCACACAAGTTTGAACTCCTAAAGACGATCTGATTGTTTCTTATGATATAATGATGGAAAAAGAATTGTAAATATGAACCTCCAATGTATGGCCAGTACTGATGCTGGACAGTTCCATTACTCTATTACATTTGAGAATTGTATCGTCACACAAGTTTGAACTCCTAAAGACGATCTGATTGTTTCTTATGATACAATGAGCCGCAGAAACAACCTCAAGTGACAGGTCGAAAACAGAGTAACAATTCAAGTGGAGAGCTCTTGTTACCTGACGAAAAGTCATCATTCTGTATAGGTTGCGCCCTTTGACAAGCAACAGATGCAAAGGTGGTAATTTCCCAGGTCCTTTGCTCCAAAACACTTGAATCTATTGAATTGGACAAGTAATGTAGTATGTAAATGATCACAAGACTCAAATGAAACAGTAGTACAAAACTGTTGAAACAAAGCTTACCGTGAAAGTGTGTTGCTGCTTTTGTTTACCGTAACTTTCCTTGATGACTTTGCCAGCTACTATACGCTTACCTATACATTTTGCATGCCTTTTTCCACTGTCAAAGTTTCCGAATAGAAGATAGGGTTACCATTTCAAAGAGGCTTAGATTAGACAATGCAAATGCAGATGCCTACCTCTTCTCATACACCTTCTGTTTGAATAGGACGGCATCGCCCCTACAAACATCACCTGCACTGAGAGAGTATGATTATTGCCGTGGATAATTTGCTATGCAGTTAAATGAAAGTTTGTTTCCACGTAGGACCACACCTTTACAGTTGACACAGAAGGATGACCGTGGATAAATTCTCTCTGGATCCCCATCTTTAAACCTATCAAGAAAGGGGTGATAAATATTACATGTGCCAATGTGTGCCAAGTTCTGAAAAATGTCACAATGCTACATCTAGGCACATCAAATGAAGCAAGATTAAGATCACCTGGGTGAACCCTCCGTGCATAATAATGCCAGGTAAATATAAAAAGAAGATATTATGAACAAACAAATGACACAGGAACTAGTGCTCTCTTAAAAAAAACATGGATCACCAGAGGGGAAAAGAATTCCCCACCTGAATATATTGCACTGGAGTGTTCTCTTAAATTGGATTCTAACTAAATGAGCGTCAAATGGCTGAATATACTCAGAAGTGGGAAAGATAtatgatatataacctccagcgaaGCAATATTCTGTCTACACAAGTGTCTATGCCCCCAGTTTGGCTAAGACCATTCTTCTTTAAATACGCCTTGCACTCTACCAACTTTAAACCCTCCAGACTCTTCCCACCTACAGGAAAATCCTGGCTTTCAGTTCATGTAGGAAAAGAACAGCATAGAACAAATGATCCAATTCAGTTCACTCCTGAAACCCACTGAAGTAAATCAAAATTAGCAGTATTATTACGAGACAAGCTCAACTTAGTCTCAAACATGACAAGGATTGCATCAAGCTCCGTTTGAAAACCAATTTACATTGGATGTATTTTGAGTTGTCAATCAATAAGAAGAAATAAATTATGGTTCAATAGAACAGCTGTAGGAGCGGAAGCAGAAGCAAAAAGGGACTGACATGAGCTTACAGTAGTAGCAACAATCTACGGCCTCCCAAGCAGCTAGAGATAAGCACATAATCCCCGAAGCCAAACAATCAATTAGCATGTTCCTTCTAGTTTCTGTCGCACACAGTGTAACAATTTTGGGGGTCATACTTCCTTAAGATGTCTAAACTGTTTCTGTTGCACATCACTAGAATGGATACATAAATAAGCTTCAAAAAGTAGTCAGATGAAGTATCTGTAAATTTATCCTATCATCAGACGATCAGATTGGAACGCTGCAGCTGCATTAAATCATAGAACCACACGAGTGATGCAAAA belongs to Miscanthus floridulus cultivar M001 chromosome 4, ASM1932011v1, whole genome shotgun sequence and includes:
- the LOC136552708 gene encoding zinc finger CCCH domain-containing protein 62-like isoform X2; translation: MPVTRRRAAAGAVVQVVEGEEGRDAAIDISSDSDAGSESRSEDEEDSESEEEEDTSDEDFVDVSDSDSEAGDGEGSGEENEESEAEAEAEQLGADRSEVACNKITSLLSSGKSLEGLKLVECKAYLKKNGLSQTGGIDTCVDRILLRWRFKDGDPERIYPRSSFCVNCKGDVCRGDAVLFKQKVYEKSGKRHAKCIGKRIVAGKVIKESYGKQKQQHTFTIQVFWSKGPGKLPPLHLLLVKGRNLYRMMTFRQPWANEVERLKVLEEKHNRGDDARRVRALNRPNSAGNTLKGKKKLDKEKHKSRSGRPPCQSNITELDKGKKRPAQSSKFDLPNKRSKKEGSQVPSGKETTVGRKAKKNHAGQDKSICTGHNSSLCNDNREKNHATFQKNCHAVPLNKGPSSSKVGMNKRAASSGWNRIGGTHNQLEERHITPAAHIEANHGNFVLVQHPCVERLQRPTELREVAHGLLTRPGGSHPDVLSNATMGLRHQSGAMAGVHAPAYFRGLPPNQQRVAFPLANMPQTVYHPHPEEAYVVPHFRYPRGSTGFRR
- the LOC136552708 gene encoding zinc finger CCCH domain-containing protein 62-like isoform X1 gives rise to the protein MPVTRRRAAAGAVVQVVEGEEGRDAAIDISSDSDAGSESRSEDEEDSESEEEEDTSDEDFVDVSDSDSEAGDGEGSGEENEESEAEAEAEQLGADRSEVACNKITSLLSSGKSLEGLKLVECKAYLKKNGLSQTGGIDTCVDRILLRWRFKDGDPERIYPRSSFCVNCKGDVCRGDAVLFKQKVYEKSGKRHAKCIGKRIVAGKVIKESYGKQKQQHTFTIQVFWSKGPGKLPPLHLLLVKGRNLYRMMTFRQPWANEVERLKVLEEKHNRGDDARRVRALNRPNSAGNSNFHSQDALKGKKKLDKEKHKSRSGRPPCQSNITELDKGKKRPAQSSKFDLPNKRSKKEGSQVPSGKETTVGRKAKKNHAGQDKSICTGHNSSLCNDNREKNHATFQKNCHAVPLNKGPSSSKVGMNKRAASSGWNRIGGTHNQLEERHITPAAHIEANHGNFVLVQHPCVERLQRPTELREVAHGLLTRPGGSHPDVLSNATMGLRHQSGAMAGVHAPAYFRGLPPNQQRVAFPLANMPQTVYHPHPEEAYVVPHFRYPRGSTGFRR
- the LOC136552708 gene encoding uncharacterized protein isoform X3; protein product: MPVTRRRAAAGAVVQVVEGEEGRDAAIDISSDSDAGSESRSEDEEDSESEEEEDTSDEDFVDVSDSDSEAGDGEGSGEENEESEAEAEAEQLGADRSEVACNKITSLLSSGKSLEGLKLVECKAYLKKNGLSQTGGIDTCVDRILLRWRFKDGDPERIYPRSSFCVNCKVQVMFVGAMPSYSNRRCMRRGKRIVAGKVIKESYGKQKQQHTFTIQVFWSKGPGKLPPLHLLLVKGRNLYRMMTFRQPWANEVERLKVLEEKHNRGDDARRVRALNRPNSAGNSNFHSQDALKGKKKLDKEKHKSRSGRPPCQSNITELDKGKKRPAQSSKFDLPNKRSKKEGSQVPSGKETTVGRKAKKNHAGQDKSICTGHNSSLCNDNREKNHATFQKNCHAVPLNKGPSSSKVGMNKRAASSGWNRIGGTHNQLEERHITPAAHIEANHGNFVLVQHPCVERLQRPTELREVAHGLLTRPGGSHPDVLSNATMGLRHQSGAMAGVHAPAYFRGLPPNQQRVAFPLANMPQTVYHPHPEEAYVVPHFRYPRGSTGFRR
- the LOC136552708 gene encoding uncharacterized protein isoform X4, coding for MPVTRRRAAAGAVVQVVEGEEGRDAAIDISSDSDAGSESRSEDEEDSESEEEEDTSDEDFVDVSDSDSEAGDGEGSGEENEESEAEAEAEQLGADRSEVACNKITSLLSSLKMGIQREFIHGHPSVSTVKVMFVGAMPSYSNRRCMRRGKRIVAGKVIKESYGKQKQQHTFTIQVFWSKGPGKLPPLHLLLVKGRNLYRMMTFRQPWANEVERLKVLEEKHNRGDDARRVRALNRPNSAGNSNFHSQDALKGKKKLDKEKHKSRSGRPPCQSNITELDKGKKRPAQSSKFDLPNKRSKKEGSQVPSGKETTVGRKAKKNHAGQDKSICTGHNSSLCNDNREKNHATFQKNCHAVPLNKGPSSSKVGMNKRAASSGWNRIGGTHNQLEERHITPAAHIEANHGNFVLVQHPCVERLQRPTELREVAHGLLTRPGGSHPDVLSNATMGLRHQSGAMAGVHAPAYFRGLPPNQQRVAFPLANMPQTVYHPHPEEAYVVPHFRYPRGSTGFRR